A portion of the Bacillus thuringiensis genome contains these proteins:
- a CDS encoding Nif3-like dinuclear metal center hexameric protein, with translation MNIKQFNEHITSLFGEHLHKYGDDEYGFTHISKDEFHKIGYTTNLTLETIEEAYRNGVDMIVTHHAPWSFLFGMEEACIEKLKQYEMNHFWVHLPLDFVKFGTCTSLFNGIGIDTILEYSTYEEEELPGIGEYKEAIPFSNLVGKLEEKMEEKVKSWRNHDKPVKRIAILTGAGNNTNLIERALEKGCDTYITGEKTLYTVQHAKFKGINLIVGSHTFTEVFGVESLAHKLQDIDPAIEIIRVYEEHLE, from the coding sequence ATGAATATAAAGCAGTTTAACGAACATATAACATCACTATTTGGAGAGCATCTTCATAAATACGGCGATGATGAATATGGTTTTACTCATATAAGTAAAGATGAATTTCACAAAATCGGTTACACAACAAATTTAACGTTAGAAACTATTGAAGAAGCGTATAGAAATGGAGTCGATATGATAGTTACACATCATGCGCCGTGGAGTTTTTTATTTGGTATGGAAGAGGCTTGTATTGAGAAATTGAAGCAATATGAAATGAATCATTTTTGGGTTCATTTGCCGTTAGATTTTGTAAAGTTTGGCACGTGTACATCGTTATTTAACGGAATTGGGATAGATACAATACTGGAATATTCCACGTATGAGGAAGAAGAACTACCGGGAATAGGAGAATATAAAGAAGCGATTCCTTTTTCAAACTTAGTTGGAAAACTTGAAGAAAAAATGGAAGAGAAAGTGAAGAGCTGGAGAAATCACGATAAACCAGTAAAACGGATTGCGATTTTAACCGGTGCAGGAAACAATACAAATTTGATTGAACGTGCATTAGAAAAAGGGTGTGACACGTACATAACAGGTGAAAAAACATTATATACAGTTCAACATGCGAAATTTAAAGGGATTAATTTAATTGTAGGCAGTCATACGTTTACAGAAGTGTTTGGTGTAGAAAGTTTGGCTCATAAATTACAAGACATAGACCCTGCAATAGAAATTATTAGAGTATATGAAGAGCATTTAGAGTGA
- a CDS encoding PhzF family phenazine biosynthesis isomerase, giving the protein MKTINVFHYDAFTNKPNKGNPAGIVLDADGLTEEEMQRIAEKIGFNETTFVLSSEVAHIKMRYFTPGFEMDLCGHGTVGTIYALHEKGLLEEKSNLTIETKAGILPIQIRVNENGETFIKMRQAAPQFKEFTGSKEELAHSIGLEVNDLDVSLPIVYGSTGNWTVIVPIKNLNACERMKPNNAAFPSVLKEIPNASIHPICLETYDELAQMHGRHFSSAYAGTIEDPVTGTASGVMGAYYAEYLEKDFEHELDLIVEQGQEINKDGRVTVYVTKGIENEKLQIDIAGTAVYVKEFEVSI; this is encoded by the coding sequence ATGAAGACTATAAACGTATTTCATTACGACGCATTTACGAATAAACCAAATAAGGGAAATCCAGCAGGTATTGTATTAGATGCAGATGGATTAACGGAAGAGGAAATGCAGCGTATTGCTGAAAAAATTGGATTTAACGAAACAACTTTTGTTCTTTCTTCAGAAGTAGCACATATAAAAATGCGCTATTTTACACCTGGTTTTGAAATGGATTTATGTGGTCATGGGACAGTAGGGACGATATATGCCTTGCACGAAAAAGGTTTATTAGAAGAGAAAAGTAACCTTACGATTGAAACGAAGGCTGGGATTTTACCGATACAAATACGTGTAAATGAAAATGGAGAAACCTTTATTAAAATGAGACAGGCAGCACCTCAGTTTAAAGAGTTTACAGGTTCAAAAGAAGAATTAGCTCATAGTATTGGTTTAGAAGTAAATGATTTAGATGTAAGTTTACCGATTGTATATGGAAGTACGGGAAATTGGACTGTAATTGTACCGATTAAAAATCTTAATGCATGTGAGAGAATGAAACCTAATAATGCTGCATTTCCATCAGTATTAAAAGAAATACCTAATGCTTCTATTCACCCAATTTGTCTAGAAACTTATGATGAACTAGCACAAATGCACGGCCGTCATTTTTCATCAGCTTACGCTGGGACGATTGAAGATCCAGTGACAGGAACAGCTTCAGGTGTAATGGGAGCGTATTATGCGGAGTATTTAGAGAAAGATTTTGAACATGAATTGGATTTAATCGTTGAGCAAGGACAGGAAATAAATAAAGATGGTCGTGTAACCGTTTATGTAACGAAAGGGATAGAAAACGAAAAGTTACAAATAGATATCGCTGGAACAGCGGTGTATGTGAAAGAGTTTGAAGTTTCAATATAA
- a CDS encoding GNAT family N-acetyltransferase: protein MKYDLTVIKNLFGPSKKVLNGLPNAVTIEEIEEDVLYNVQTYKEKISRFEEVCFNWELKRASIVLNKRFSSYNTSAKVLLDAGFSLHAAKIEVCRELNNVEMVEKQYTYRSIAEGTLSEKEFKYIWEQCMSGSGNQTSILTIDEHFYSVQTELGKGWEKSCIVFYDKTGSIGMSIPHIETGTESEGRLFYFGVMPYYRGKGVASHMHLQSLHMLKEMGATYYIGSTHTSNEKMQRIFWRNNCSMKTETELYYKIFKVD, encoded by the coding sequence GTGAAGTACGATCTTACAGTCATTAAAAACTTATTTGGTCCTTCTAAAAAAGTATTAAATGGCTTACCAAATGCAGTGACAATTGAAGAAATAGAAGAAGATGTTTTGTATAACGTACAAACATATAAAGAAAAGATAAGTAGATTTGAAGAGGTTTGTTTTAATTGGGAGTTAAAAAGAGCAAGTATTGTCTTAAACAAAAGGTTTAGTAGTTATAACACAAGTGCAAAAGTCTTACTTGATGCGGGTTTTTCTTTACATGCAGCAAAGATAGAAGTGTGTAGGGAGTTAAACAATGTAGAGATGGTTGAAAAACAATATACATATCGATCAATAGCAGAAGGAACGTTATCGGAAAAAGAATTTAAATATATTTGGGAACAATGTATGTCGGGTTCAGGGAATCAAACTTCAATTTTAACTATCGATGAACATTTTTATTCCGTGCAAACAGAGTTAGGTAAGGGTTGGGAAAAGTCATGTATTGTTTTTTATGATAAAACTGGGTCAATTGGTATGTCCATACCACATATAGAAACTGGAACAGAAAGTGAAGGACGATTATTTTACTTTGGAGTAATGCCTTATTATCGCGGGAAAGGAGTTGCTTCTCATATGCATCTTCAATCTTTACATATGTTAAAGGAAATGGGGGCTACTTATTACATCGGAAGCACGCATACTTCAAATGAAAAGATGCAGAGGATATTTTGGAGAAATAATTGTTCGATGAAAACGGAGACAGAGCTTTATTATAAAATTTTTAAAGTAGATTAG
- a CDS encoding GNAT family N-acetyltransferase, which yields MKLPLLEVETDRLIIRPFQKDDYESWLDGFNKRLPSQYKYDDGYQVMASPTKEWFTEWIRGFDEAAHRDEMYVLGIFRKEDGANIGKLELIKILRMDYQWAMMGYSIHNQYWKNGYGVESVNATLSLFFNSLNFHRIELHIHVDNEPSVRLAESAGFSFECKREAFSLENGKWMDFLIYFKNKEMSI from the coding sequence ATGAAGCTACCGTTATTAGAAGTAGAGACGGATAGACTCATTATCCGTCCATTTCAAAAAGATGATTACGAAAGTTGGTTAGATGGATTTAATAAGAGACTGCCATCGCAGTATAAATATGACGATGGCTATCAAGTTATGGCATCACCAACAAAAGAATGGTTCACGGAATGGATTAGAGGGTTTGATGAAGCAGCACATCGAGATGAGATGTATGTATTAGGTATTTTTCGTAAAGAAGATGGGGCTAATATTGGAAAGCTAGAGCTAATAAAAATTTTACGTATGGATTATCAGTGGGCAATGATGGGCTACTCTATTCATAATCAATATTGGAAAAATGGATATGGGGTAGAAAGTGTAAACGCTACGTTATCGTTATTTTTTAATAGCCTTAATTTTCATAGAATCGAATTACATATACATGTTGATAATGAGCCATCAGTGCGTCTTGCGGAAAGCGCAGGCTTTTCATTTGAATGCAAGAGAGAGGCATTTTCATTAGAGAATGGTAAGTGGATGGATTTTCTTATTTATTTTAAAAATAAGGAGATGAGTATATGA
- a CDS encoding DJ-1/PfpI family protein has translation MKIAIACFDNFTDIDVFLPWDLLNRVRLVGGISDWNVQLLGTEKTHISMSGLRIPMTGSISDIPSADAVIFASGKGVQGLYQNQEYLNSIHVDLQRQLIGSMCSGSLLLGAKKLLTGKKATTYPSVVEQLKEFDVDVIEQRFVNEGNISTAAGCFAAQDLSAWIIRTLINEEMVDTVLETVQPVGKGLYFK, from the coding sequence ATGAAAATTGCGATAGCCTGTTTCGATAACTTTACTGATATAGATGTTTTTTTACCATGGGATTTATTAAATCGTGTACGTTTAGTTGGCGGTATTTCTGATTGGAATGTCCAGCTATTAGGAACGGAAAAAACTCATATATCCATGTCTGGCTTACGTATCCCCATGACAGGAAGCATATCTGATATACCTTCCGCTGACGCAGTAATATTTGCAAGTGGCAAGGGGGTCCAAGGTTTATATCAAAATCAAGAATATCTTAATAGCATTCATGTAGATCTTCAAAGACAATTAATAGGCTCTATGTGCTCTGGTTCACTACTACTAGGAGCTAAAAAATTGTTAACTGGCAAAAAAGCAACTACATATCCATCTGTAGTAGAACAACTTAAAGAATTTGATGTAGACGTTATTGAACAAAGATTCGTAAACGAAGGGAATATCTCGACTGCCGCAGGTTGTTTTGCTGCTCAAGACCTCTCAGCTTGGATTATAAGAACCTTGATTAATGAAGAAATGGTTGACACTGTGCTTGAAACTGTTCAGCCAGTGGGCAAAGGTTTATATTTTAAATAA
- a CDS encoding class I adenylate-forming enzyme family protein: protein MRQLLQKRAMQSPNLEALVGGKKRYSFQQYNERVNQLAQYLLHNGVQRGERIGILCKNNHPFPSVMMACLKIGAVFIPLNHQLTVYELETIVKEAKLKVLVIDEEFSEVLLKIDAVKEIPYVIQTTKEGFGSFELELQKQPTTEPNVEVHEEDDAIYLFTSGTTGQAKACVIGHKNLHHYFAEIAGQREIPAGERFLSVHPLFHMSGVLSILNCIYHGVTMIFLADSNPTLIWDKIEEEKITTMLAFPAVYSYMLDELNKKERNISTFKVAQSGGTKVPETLIQKYMEKGIYMVQGYGSTEGWVVTSWHPMMGKEKMSSVGKTLKNVEVKIVHPETGHELITNEVGEIHVKSPYMFKGYWNNEKVTKKVVKDNWFNMGDAGMIDDDGFLHIMGRYKDVIIRGGDNVYPDQVEDVIHEIHGVLEVAVVGVPDDFWGEVPRAYIVKDDETTLTEESITQYCKEKLASYKIPEVVFIDELPKNALGKVLKRELRDVVLVK from the coding sequence ATGCGACAATTATTACAAAAGAGAGCAATGCAATCACCAAATTTGGAAGCGCTTGTAGGGGGAAAGAAAAGATATTCGTTTCAGCAATATAATGAACGAGTAAATCAGCTTGCACAATATTTGTTACATAATGGTGTGCAAAGAGGAGAGCGTATAGGAATACTATGCAAAAATAATCACCCATTTCCAAGCGTTATGATGGCATGTCTAAAAATTGGAGCGGTATTTATTCCGCTAAATCATCAGCTTACTGTTTATGAATTAGAAACGATTGTAAAAGAAGCGAAATTAAAAGTGTTAGTTATTGATGAAGAATTTAGTGAAGTATTATTAAAGATTGATGCTGTAAAAGAAATCCCTTATGTAATTCAAACGACAAAAGAAGGCTTTGGTTCATTTGAATTAGAGTTGCAAAAACAGCCAACGACAGAACCGAACGTAGAAGTTCATGAAGAAGACGATGCCATTTACTTATTTACTTCAGGAACGACTGGACAGGCGAAAGCATGTGTAATTGGACATAAAAACTTGCATCATTATTTTGCTGAAATTGCGGGCCAAAGAGAAATTCCAGCAGGTGAACGCTTTTTATCTGTGCATCCATTGTTCCATATGAGTGGCGTGCTTTCTATTTTAAATTGTATTTATCATGGCGTTACGATGATTTTCTTAGCTGATTCGAATCCTACTCTTATTTGGGATAAGATTGAAGAAGAGAAAATTACTACGATGCTTGCGTTCCCAGCTGTTTATAGTTACATGCTTGATGAATTAAATAAAAAAGAACGTAACATTTCAACCTTTAAAGTAGCACAAAGCGGTGGTACAAAAGTGCCAGAAACACTCATTCAAAAATATATGGAAAAAGGAATATATATGGTGCAAGGTTATGGTAGTACAGAAGGTTGGGTTGTAACCTCATGGCATCCAATGATGGGAAAAGAAAAGATGTCTTCTGTAGGAAAGACTTTGAAAAATGTAGAGGTGAAAATTGTTCATCCGGAAACAGGACATGAACTAATAACAAATGAAGTTGGAGAGATTCATGTGAAAAGTCCATACATGTTTAAAGGGTATTGGAATAATGAAAAGGTGACAAAGAAGGTAGTAAAAGATAACTGGTTTAACATGGGTGATGCTGGCATGATAGATGATGATGGATTCCTGCATATTATGGGAAGATATAAAGACGTTATCATACGCGGTGGTGACAACGTATATCCAGATCAAGTAGAAGATGTCATTCATGAAATACATGGTGTTTTAGAAGTTGCAGTAGTTGGAGTTCCAGATGACTTTTGGGGAGAAGTTCCAAGAGCTTACATTGTGAAGGATGACGAAACAACATTAACAGAAGAAAGTATTACTCAGTATTGTAAGGAGAAATTAGCCAGTTACAAAATACCAGAAGTGGTATTCATAGATGAGTTACCGAAAAATGCTTTAGGAAAAGTGTTGAAGAGGGAATTACGAGATGTAGTTCTTGTGAAATAG
- a CDS encoding NAD(P)H-dependent oxidoreductase: MRTLVIVAHPHIEKSKINKRWIEELEKHSDEITVHELYKVAPNWEFNIEEEQKLLVEHDRYIFQFPLYWYSTPPLLKKWFDDVLTYGFAYGSQGDKVKGKEFGVAISIGGLEKDYENSGITMDELTKPFQATCLYTGMEFMPSFYLYGAEYKLSDEEIDKSAPEYVQYVMNKKYSNI; the protein is encoded by the coding sequence ATGAGAACACTTGTAATTGTAGCACACCCTCATATTGAAAAATCAAAAATTAATAAAAGATGGATAGAAGAACTTGAGAAACATTCAGATGAAATTACGGTGCATGAATTATATAAGGTGGCACCGAATTGGGAGTTTAATATTGAAGAAGAGCAAAAGTTATTAGTAGAGCATGACAGATATATATTTCAATTTCCGCTTTACTGGTACAGCACGCCACCATTATTAAAAAAGTGGTTCGATGATGTATTAACATATGGATTTGCATACGGATCACAAGGAGATAAAGTAAAGGGGAAAGAATTTGGTGTAGCTATTTCTATAGGTGGATTAGAAAAAGACTATGAAAATAGTGGGATTACAATGGATGAGTTGACGAAACCATTCCAAGCTACATGCTTATATACGGGTATGGAATTTATGCCTTCCTTTTATTTATATGGTGCAGAATATAAACTAAGTGATGAAGAGATTGATAAAAGTGCACCTGAGTATGTGCAATATGTGATGAACAAGAAGTATTCTAATATATAA
- a CDS encoding winged helix-turn-helix transcriptional regulator: MNQNDNCPIATTLDVIGGKWKVHILCILSDGKMRTNEIKREIPNITQKVLTQQLRQLEADGIIYRTVYQEVPPKVEYTLSEYGKSLMQIMNDLFEWGKDHQIKRLHD; encoded by the coding sequence ATGAATCAAAATGATAATTGTCCAATTGCAACAACACTCGATGTAATCGGTGGAAAATGGAAAGTTCATATTTTATGTATTTTGTCGGATGGAAAAATGCGAACAAATGAAATTAAACGAGAAATCCCAAACATTACACAAAAGGTTCTTACACAACAACTTCGGCAACTTGAAGCTGATGGGATTATCTATCGTACCGTATATCAAGAAGTACCACCAAAGGTTGAGTACACACTAAGTGAATACGGAAAATCTTTAATGCAAATAATGAATGATCTGTTTGAATGGGGAAAAGATCATCAGATTAAAAGATTACATGACTAA
- a CDS encoding ArsR/SmtB family transcription factor, with the protein MKEKKEMFQEIAEVLKVLAHPVRLSLVKIMLAKGPTNVTTMYGDLQMPQSTISQHLSKLKAAKMVTGTRKGLEIYYEVTDNRTKSILACLV; encoded by the coding sequence ATGAAAGAAAAAAAAGAAATGTTTCAAGAAATCGCTGAGGTGTTAAAGGTATTGGCGCATCCGGTTCGTCTATCTTTAGTAAAAATAATGCTTGCAAAAGGCCCTACTAATGTAACAACAATGTATGGGGATTTACAAATGCCTCAAAGTACAATTAGTCAACATTTATCTAAACTAAAAGCTGCTAAAATGGTTACAGGTACTCGGAAAGGATTAGAAATTTATTATGAGGTAACGGACAATCGCACAAAATCAATATTAGCATGTTTAGTTTAA
- a CDS encoding glycosyltransferase, whose protein sequence is MEKNIQQEKDKEKPVFYDPKGRRNIAFIWFLCISIVSVGVVFYFFFQSIFSTPEIPNMNTAVQQDTKLVPINQKLSDQQLKKEEFNPNTETKDNKNLVNSPKDSKQPKEVYGFYVNWDENSTASLKENIDSLTTLVPEWYHLKADLTIRSEIKPEIVKLAEKNQVKIMPLLTNYTEEASGPDSGLIHKLLNSSNDVKTKFINDLVSQVKKNHFSGINIDFEAVPESDRENLTNFMKELTTEFHQHDLLVTQDVPANDKAFDYSALAKIIDRMIVMMYDEHYGAGEPGPIASNKWFQHTLKELNILSNKLIVAFGNYGYDWEVNSKEAAKSLTFSEVMAMAHDSNMKIQWDKMSGNPYFRYKTEGKEHTAWFLDGVTLYNQVKIAMDNNAKGFALWRLGAEDPTIWKVLKNPIEVQKNPNVLHKINSLDEVNYSGQGEILQIENERKNGLRDFKVGKDGYLTDEVYQSLPSAYEVQRYGKPNGKQVVLTFDDGPDPKYTPEILDILKENQIKAAFFVLGENAQLNTSIVKRIYDEGHEIGNHTFKHPNIADTSLLRTKVELNTTQRLIQEVTGHSTVLFRPPYEADANPDSANEILPILRAQNMNYTMVAEKVDPEDWATPSTNELVKRALNPVYKGEGNVILLHDAGGNRTNTVEALLIIIKDLKKHGYSFVTISDLMNKERDEIMPPVSSEGKQYLLYNKAVFSGAGYFKHILTTIFYIAIGLGIFRFLFLIYFAWKQKRKTLSRYINSSYQPFVSVVIAAYNEEKVIAKTIHSILDSNYREFEVIVVDDGSTDGTSKVMQETFSKHSKVRFIQKENGGKSSAMNLGFQQSRGEIIVTLDADTIIAKDAISLMIRHFEDQNVAAVSGNVKVGNRRNLLTTWQHVEYITGFNLERRAFDELNCITVVPGAIGAWRKKNVVESGYLSEDTLAEDTDLTITFLRQGHRIVYEEKAHAFTESPEDVKSLIKQRYRWSYGTLQCLWKHRKALCNSKHKTLGFIALPNMWLFQYVLQFIAPFADILMIMGLFSSNPLKVLGFYLVFFLMDLLASLFAFKLEEENPKPLVWLILQRFIYRQFMTYVVIKSIFSSLRGVAVGWNKLKRMGSVKHSTEHKEAS, encoded by the coding sequence ATGGAGAAAAACATTCAACAAGAGAAAGATAAAGAAAAACCTGTTTTTTATGATCCGAAAGGAAGGAGAAACATAGCCTTTATTTGGTTTCTATGTATCTCAATAGTTAGTGTAGGTGTTGTATTTTATTTTTTCTTTCAAAGTATTTTTTCAACACCAGAAATTCCAAATATGAATACCGCTGTACAACAAGATACTAAACTTGTACCAATTAATCAAAAACTTAGTGATCAGCAGTTAAAGAAGGAAGAATTTAACCCAAATACCGAAACGAAGGATAATAAAAATTTGGTGAATTCGCCGAAGGATAGTAAACAACCTAAAGAAGTGTATGGTTTTTATGTAAACTGGGATGAAAATAGTACCGCTTCTTTAAAAGAAAATATCGATTCCTTAACTACGTTAGTACCAGAGTGGTATCATTTAAAAGCAGATTTAACGATTAGAAGTGAGATCAAACCTGAGATAGTAAAGTTGGCAGAAAAAAATCAAGTGAAGATTATGCCTTTGCTTACTAACTATACTGAGGAAGCTTCTGGTCCTGATAGTGGGCTAATTCATAAGTTACTGAATTCCTCAAATGATGTAAAGACAAAGTTTATTAATGATTTAGTAAGCCAAGTTAAAAAGAATCATTTTTCAGGAATTAATATTGACTTTGAGGCCGTACCTGAAAGTGATAGAGAAAACTTAACAAATTTTATGAAAGAACTTACTACGGAATTTCATCAACATGATTTGCTCGTTACACAAGATGTTCCAGCTAATGATAAGGCTTTTGATTATAGTGCGTTAGCAAAAATAATAGATCGAATGATTGTAATGATGTACGATGAGCACTATGGAGCCGGGGAACCAGGACCAATTGCTTCAAATAAATGGTTCCAACACACATTAAAAGAACTGAATATTCTGTCTAATAAGCTTATAGTTGCTTTCGGTAACTATGGATATGATTGGGAAGTAAATAGTAAAGAAGCTGCGAAGTCTTTAACTTTCTCAGAAGTTATGGCAATGGCTCATGATTCAAATATGAAAATTCAATGGGATAAGATGAGTGGAAACCCTTATTTTAGGTATAAAACAGAAGGGAAAGAACATACTGCTTGGTTCTTAGACGGTGTAACTCTTTATAATCAAGTGAAAATCGCAATGGACAATAATGCAAAGGGATTTGCGTTATGGAGATTAGGAGCAGAAGACCCTACAATATGGAAAGTTTTAAAAAATCCTATTGAGGTACAAAAAAATCCTAATGTATTACATAAAATCAATAGTTTAGATGAAGTAAATTATTCCGGACAAGGTGAAATTTTACAGATTGAGAATGAAAGAAAAAATGGATTGAGAGATTTTAAAGTAGGCAAAGATGGTTACCTTACAGATGAAGTATATCAATCCTTACCATCTGCATATGAAGTGCAACGATATGGAAAACCAAATGGAAAACAAGTAGTACTAACATTTGATGATGGACCAGACCCGAAATATACGCCAGAAATATTAGATATATTAAAAGAGAATCAAATAAAAGCTGCTTTTTTTGTACTTGGTGAAAACGCGCAACTAAATACTAGTATTGTAAAAAGAATATACGATGAGGGGCATGAAATTGGCAATCATACTTTCAAGCATCCTAACATAGCTGATACGTCTTTATTACGAACGAAAGTAGAACTTAATACGACGCAACGTTTAATTCAGGAAGTAACTGGACATTCTACGGTTTTATTTAGACCGCCATATGAAGCAGATGCTAACCCGGATTCAGCAAATGAAATATTGCCTATTTTACGTGCACAAAATATGAACTATACAATGGTAGCGGAAAAAGTTGATCCTGAAGACTGGGCAACACCATCAACAAATGAATTAGTAAAGCGTGCTCTTAATCCTGTTTATAAGGGAGAGGGAAATGTTATTCTTCTCCATGATGCAGGAGGGAATCGTACAAATACAGTAGAGGCGCTCCTGATCATTATTAAAGACCTAAAAAAGCATGGATATAGTTTTGTAACAATTTCAGATTTAATGAATAAAGAACGAGATGAAATTATGCCTCCTGTTTCTTCTGAGGGGAAGCAATATTTACTTTACAATAAAGCTGTCTTTTCAGGAGCCGGATATTTTAAGCATATATTAACTACTATTTTTTATATTGCTATTGGATTAGGGATTTTTCGATTTTTATTCTTAATTTATTTTGCATGGAAGCAGAAAAGAAAAACGTTATCTCGCTATATTAATTCGTCTTATCAACCTTTTGTTAGTGTTGTCATAGCGGCATATAATGAAGAAAAGGTGATAGCCAAGACGATTCACTCAATTTTGGATAGTAATTATAGAGAATTTGAAGTTATTGTTGTGGATGACGGATCGACAGATGGTACGTCAAAAGTAATGCAAGAAACATTTTCTAAACACTCTAAAGTTCGTTTCATTCAGAAAGAAAACGGCGGGAAATCATCGGCAATGAACCTAGGGTTTCAACAATCGCGAGGAGAAATCATTGTCACTTTAGATGCGGATACTATTATTGCGAAAGACGCTATTTCTTTAATGATTAGACACTTTGAAGATCAGAATGTAGCTGCAGTTTCAGGTAATGTCAAAGTGGGGAATAGACGAAATTTGTTAACTACTTGGCAACATGTTGAGTATATTACAGGGTTTAATTTAGAACGTAGAGCTTTTGATGAGTTAAATTGTATTACAGTAGTTCCAGGAGCTATTGGGGCGTGGCGCAAGAAGAATGTAGTTGAGTCTGGATATTTAAGCGAAGATACATTAGCAGAAGATACGGATCTTACTATTACATTTTTACGTCAAGGGCATAGAATTGTATATGAAGAAAAAGCGCATGCTTTTACGGAATCACCTGAGGATGTGAAAAGTCTCATTAAACAGCGATATCGTTGGTCATATGGTACACTTCAATGTCTTTGGAAACATCGAAAAGCGTTGTGTAATTCAAAACATAAAACATTAGGGTTTATTGCACTGCCTAATATGTGGTTATTCCAATATGTTCTGCAATTCATTGCTCCTTTTGCAGATATATTAATGATCATGGGACTATTTAGTAGTAATCCGCTAAAAGTTTTAGGATTTTATCTTGTATTCTTTTTAATGGATCTTCTCGCTTCTCTGTTCGCATTTAAATTAGAGGAAGAGAACCCAAAACCATTGGTATGGTTAATTTTACAACGTTTTATTTATCGTCAATTTATGACTTATGTTGTCATTAAATCTATATTCTCATCGCTTCGAGGAGTAGCGGTAGGGTGGAATAAACTAAAGAGAATGGGGAGTGTTAAACATTCCACGGAGCATAAGGAGGCATCATAA